The nucleotide sequence GAACCTGGGCATTGCTTTCCAGATTATGGATGATGTATTGGACTTTATTGGAACCGAACAGGAACTGGGTAAACCGGTAGCTTCTGATCTTTTGCAAGGTACTATTACTCTCCCATCTCTCAAGATCATCCAGCAAAATCCTAATGATAATCCCGTTAGTCGGTTGTTTGAGGGAGTGGGAAATGCGGCTGATAATATCACCGAAGCGATTGCCTTGGTGAAAAATACTTCAATTCTGGATGAGTGTATTCAGACTGCGCTTGAATATAGCTGGACAGCCTGCAAAAACCTGGATTCCCTGCCGGAAAGTCCTAGCAAGGAATCATTATTTGCTTTAGCTGATTCAATGGTTAAAAGGCGTAATTAGTAGTACCATCAAGGTATTTTTCCTGTTTATCGGTGGGGAGCCTGGCCTTAAACTCATCCACTGCAAATGAGCATGCTGCCAAGGCTTCCTGACGGTGACCGGCGGCTACTGCAATAACCAGGTTGATATCACCCACATTGAGCTTGCCAGTTCGGTGTACCAGTGACATATCGTTGATGGGGAACTTCTTTTTTGCTTCTTCAACAATGGACCGGAGTATTTTCACAGAGTCTTGGCCGCGATCAATATATTCTACATATTCAACCATTTTATCCCGGTTATTGTCTCGTATCAGACCGACATAGGTGGCGACACAGCCGGAATCTGAAGTCTTGGTGGCGGTTATTATTTCTTCAGGCGATAAGGCTTTACCAGTCACAGCTATCATTAATTATTTAAACCTCTCTTAATAAAATA is from Dehalococcoidales bacterium and encodes:
- a CDS encoding molybdenum cofactor biosynthesis protein MoaE, giving the protein MIAVTGKALSPEEIITATKTSDSGCVATYVGLIRDNNRDKMVEYVEYIDRGQDSVKILRSIVEEAKKKFPINDMSLVHRTGKLNVGDINLVIAVAAGHRQEALAACSFAVDEFKARLPTDKQEKYLDGTTNYAF